The DNA region AATACTGCGTACTGCAGTTTGACGCGCTCGAGGCGACCATCTATGTCGACGGAGATTTCGTCACCTGGCGCGCCTCCGACGGCCGGTGCCTCTGCCGGTACTGCCAGAGCTGCGGCATGCCGCTGACCTCCGAAGAGCAGCACGGCACGGAGGCCGACTGTAGCAAAAGCGGCGACTACTGCCACTACTGTATGACGGATGGAAGATTCACCGCCGATGTTACGCTGGATGAGATGATCGAGCTCTGCATCCCTCACATGTCGGCGGCGCACCCGGAAATCACCGCCGACGGCGCGCGCGAGATGATGCGGCGGCTCCTGCCTGGACTTAAACGGTGGCGGTCGAAGCGGGACTGAAAACGGCATAATTTCCCCCGCCTATGGGTGGGGGATTATTTCTGACTGACATGGTTTTCGGGTGTAACGCATATCCAGGACAACGCACCAAGTCTTTTGACGAATATTTAGCGGCACTAACATTTACGGCTGAATCATGCGTCTGCCCCGCAGCGTACATCCGAGGCATTGGCGCCGCGTTGATATCCATGCTAAAATCGTAACGGTTCCCGGCGAGTTTACCGGCCCTGCGGAAGCCACCGAATCCGCGGCGCGGGTAATCAAAATTACAGGCAATTCAAATAACATAAAGGAGAGGTTTTTGCTATGAAAAGTTTCAAAAATTCGCTCTGTGTACTTTTCCTGTTTCTGTTTCTCGCCACCTGCTCCGAAGCCGCCGAGGTGAAGCTGCGCTTCGCGGGACAATTTCCCAAGGACCACAGCGCGACCAAATTCATGTATGAGATAGCCGACGGCGTAAAGGCCAAGACGGACGGACGCGTCGAGATAGAGGTATTCCCCGCCAACAAGCTCGGCGACTATACGATAATCTATGAGGATTTGATGCGAGGCGCGGTCGATATGGCCCTCATCTCCGTACCCAGCCAGTTTGACCCTCGCCTTGAGCTCGTCTACCTCAACGCCTTCGCAAACTACGGGGTGCTGAAAAAAGAATTTCAGCCGGGGAGCTGGCTCTCAAAGAAGATGAACGAATATAACACGCGCCTCGGCGTAAAGTTCCTCGGCTTCAACATCGAGGGGCTCACGGGCATCGCCTCCAAGAAAGCGGTGCGCAAACCGCTAGACCCCAACGTCAATAAAGGCGTGCTCGCGCGCGTTCCCTTCATGAATGTCTACAAGTCGGCGGCGGAGGCGCAGGGCTACCGGACGATCGCGCTGCCCTACTCGGACATCGCGCGCTCCATGCAGGACGGCACCTGTGACGCCGTATCCTCGATATCGACGGGCGCGGCGCTGGCGGACCTTGGCGGCATCATGAAATATTGGTACCAGCTCGACTACTCGCAGGAGACGGAGTCCTACCTCATGAGCGCGAAGAGCTGGGATAAGCTCAGCGAGGAGGACCTTAAGGCGATCTATGAGGAGGTGGCCAAGGCCTCCGCGAAATCCATCGAGCAGGCGCAGCAGAACGATAAACGGAACCTTGAGCAGATGAAGAGGAACGGCGTACAGGTCTTCACCTACAGCGAGGCCGAACTGCTGCCGCTGCGCCGGGCGGTAATGGAGAACTGGAAGCAGCTTGAGCCGGTAATGGGCGTTCAGCTCATGAACGAGGCGAGAAAACATTTTCCGATAAGGGAAAAATAGGCCG from Cloacibacillus sp. includes:
- the dctP gene encoding TRAP transporter substrate-binding protein DctP, which translates into the protein MKSFKNSLCVLFLFLFLATCSEAAEVKLRFAGQFPKDHSATKFMYEIADGVKAKTDGRVEIEVFPANKLGDYTIIYEDLMRGAVDMALISVPSQFDPRLELVYLNAFANYGVLKKEFQPGSWLSKKMNEYNTRLGVKFLGFNIEGLTGIASKKAVRKPLDPNVNKGVLARVPFMNVYKSAAEAQGYRTIALPYSDIARSMQDGTCDAVSSISTGAALADLGGIMKYWYQLDYSQETESYLMSAKSWDKLSEEDLKAIYEEVAKASAKSIEQAQQNDKRNLEQMKRNGVQVFTYSEAELLPLRRAVMENWKQLEPVMGVQLMNEARKHFPIREK
- a CDS encoding zinc ribbon domain-containing protein; translation: MAAIEEKAAALLERCEVLSLASINEDGFPRICVMSKAGNEGMRRVFFATGTSSRKTAHFMKNPKAGVSYGDEKDSVTMTGTIKIVEDEGFKKSLWKDWYTAHFPGGPEDPEYCVLQFDALEATIYVDGDFVTWRASDGRCLCRYCQSCGMPLTSEEQHGTEADCSKSGDYCHYCMTDGRFTADVTLDEMIELCIPHMSAAHPEITADGAREMMRRLLPGLKRWRSKRD